The following are encoded in a window of Candidatus Omnitrophota bacterium genomic DNA:
- a CDS encoding DUF481 domain-containing protein, translating into MKHVFFIVGMFFLFSSTAIVSADEVYLKNGDRLTGVVTVNDESEIQVESEAMGTILIKKEFVKNIVSSDALAEKKDESVEEKKEEVAWKRDLSAGYNLSSGNTEKSQFAAALSLSRKTGRDEWSLKAASFYSSADKKMDSQKWDGSLRYAFSFGESLRAYNFYRFDVDHDRFANIDYRLTPFAGLGYWFFDEEAIKWKGELGVGFEHTSFRDDQKDKDEAILIPRFYSEHALIGKSRLTKDIALYLPFNDIESYRVHGEVSFINPLDEHLSLKISVIDDFDSNPSEDTKKNDVRFISSLVYSF; encoded by the coding sequence ATGAAGCATGTTTTTTTTATAGTTGGAATGTTTTTTCTTTTTTCAAGCACAGCGATTGTTTCTGCTGACGAGGTTTACTTGAAGAATGGCGACCGCTTAACAGGGGTTGTTACTGTAAATGATGAATCAGAAATTCAAGTTGAGTCTGAGGCAATGGGCACTATTTTAATTAAAAAAGAGTTTGTTAAAAATATTGTTTCTTCAGATGCTTTAGCAGAAAAAAAAGATGAAAGCGTAGAAGAAAAAAAAGAAGAAGTTGCTTGGAAGAGAGATCTTTCAGCTGGATATAATTTATCGAGTGGGAATACTGAAAAATCACAATTTGCAGCAGCTCTTTCTTTAAGCAGAAAAACAGGTCGAGACGAATGGTCGCTCAAGGCAGCCTCTTTTTATTCTTCCGCAGACAAAAAGATGGACTCTCAGAAGTGGGATGGATCTTTGCGTTATGCGTTTAGTTTTGGAGAGAGCTTAAGGGCATATAATTTTTATCGTTTTGATGTTGATCATGATCGTTTTGCTAACATTGATTATCGGCTTACACCGTTTGCTGGGCTTGGGTATTGGTTCTTTGATGAGGAAGCAATAAAGTGGAAGGGAGAGCTTGGCGTTGGCTTTGAGCATACTTCTTTTAGAGATGATCAAAAAGATAAGGATGAGGCTATTCTTATCCCAAGATTTTATTCTGAGCATGCTTTAATAGGGAAATCAAGATTAACGAAAGATATTGCTCTGTATTTGCCATTCAATGATATAGAAAGCTATCGTGTTCATGGAGAAGTGTCTTTTATTAATCCTCTCGATGAGCATTTATCGTTAAAAATAAGCGTTATTGATGATTTTGATTCCAATCCTAGCGAGGATACGAAGAAAAACGATGTTCGATTTATTTCATCTCTTGTTTATTCGTTTTAA
- the rny gene encoding ribonuclease Y: MSGQPLANNIVFLVFGALLGYFLSRFFSDRRIKQSTIKTKELLEKAEREGDNKIKEAEIKSRDMLIQLRENFEKETKDRREELSSAEKRISQKEENLEKRVDLLERKEKDIEGRVNQLHQNEVELKEKDIKLEQLIEEEKHRLQKISSMTSEEAKTLLLSRVDDELIAEKATRIREMDEELKTNADKKAKEILSSAIHRCASDHAGDTTISVVHLPSDEMKGRIIGREGRNIRAFEMATGVDIIIDDTPEAVTISGFDMMRREIAKISLERLIHDGRIHPGRIEEVVEKVKKEIDTKVKEEGEQATFDLGIHGMHPELVKLVGKLKYRTSFGQNALRHSKEVASLMGIMASQLNLDFKVARRAGLLHDIGKVAGEDIEGPHAIIGAEISRKYGEQPDVVRAIESHHEEVEMNIYGILVAAADAVSAARPGARAETMETYVKRIESLEKIATSFNGIDKAYALQAGREVRIMVKPNKINDDESIVLSREIRKKIESDMEYPGQIKVIVIRETRATEYAK; the protein is encoded by the coding sequence ATGTCAGGACAACCATTAGCAAATAATATTGTATTTCTTGTTTTTGGAGCTTTGTTGGGATATTTTTTAAGCCGATTTTTTAGTGATCGCCGTATTAAACAATCTACAATTAAAACAAAAGAACTTTTAGAAAAAGCTGAACGTGAGGGAGACAATAAGATAAAAGAGGCGGAAATCAAAAGCCGCGACATGCTCATTCAGTTAAGAGAGAATTTTGAAAAAGAAACAAAGGACCGCCGCGAAGAGCTTTCTTCCGCTGAAAAGCGTATTTCGCAAAAAGAGGAGAATCTTGAAAAACGTGTAGATCTTCTTGAAAGAAAAGAAAAGGATATCGAAGGACGTGTTAACCAGTTACACCAAAATGAAGTTGAACTAAAAGAAAAAGATATAAAGTTAGAGCAGTTAATTGAGGAAGAAAAGCATCGATTGCAAAAGATTTCTTCGATGACATCAGAAGAGGCGAAGACGCTTCTCTTGTCTCGCGTTGATGATGAGCTTATTGCCGAGAAAGCAACCCGTATTCGGGAAATGGACGAAGAGCTTAAAACGAACGCAGATAAAAAAGCGAAAGAGATTTTGTCTTCTGCTATTCACCGATGTGCCAGCGACCATGCTGGAGATACGACTATTAGCGTTGTTCATCTTCCTTCAGACGAGATGAAAGGTCGCATTATTGGACGCGAAGGACGCAATATTCGTGCGTTTGAGATGGCGACGGGTGTTGACATTATTATTGATGATACTCCAGAAGCGGTTACAATTTCAGGATTTGATATGATGCGTCGAGAAATTGCAAAGATTTCTTTGGAAAGATTGATTCACGATGGACGCATTCATCCTGGACGCATTGAAGAAGTAGTTGAAAAGGTTAAAAAAGAAATTGATACAAAAGTTAAAGAAGAAGGGGAACAAGCTACTTTTGACCTCGGCATTCATGGGATGCATCCAGAGCTTGTTAAATTAGTCGGAAAATTAAAATATCGAACAAGTTTTGGGCAAAATGCGCTTCGTCATTCGAAAGAAGTTGCTTCTTTAATGGGGATCATGGCATCTCAACTTAATTTAGATTTTAAAGTTGCTCGTAGGGCTGGTCTTTTGCATGATATTGGAAAAGTTGCTGGAGAAGATATCGAAGGTCCACACGCTATTATTGGAGCAGAGATTTCTCGTAAGTATGGAGAACAGCCGGATGTTGTGAGAGCCATTGAATCTCATCATGAAGAAGTTGAGATGAATATTTATGGTATTTTAGTTGCAGCTGCGGATGCGGTGAGTGCTGCTCGCCCAGGAGCTCGCGCTGAAACAATGGAGACGTATGTTAAACGAATCGAATCTTTAGAGAAGATTGCGACTTCGTTTAACGGTATTGATAAAGCGTATGCGCTTCAGGCAGGACGAGAAGTTCGCATTATGGTTAAGCCGAACAAGATAAATGACGATGAGTCTATTGTTTTGTCCCGAGAAATTCGAAAAAAGATTGAATCAGACATGGAGTACCCCGGGCAAATTAAGGTTATTGTCATTCGCGAAACGCGAGCAACAGAATACGCTAAATAA
- a CDS encoding rhodanese-like domain-containing protein, protein MKILKFSIMILFFLLLLFLFARKSFAFLPPEFLVQTFSSIGIILASGVALAIIPLIAVRLFLKRNKRIIVILLVNNVILGIAIGFFFYYRYYLPVRKDSYLVRPLAPKLIGDNVRKYGISMQAIEEEEEKKRKVCFIDIREPEEFAVGHCKKAYNERGVELSKERIKKIFKISDKDFQEILFIIYCHDGDRSIDLAKRMNLPNIKYLIGGVLQFKENLENFQGLIEPSEALFGKEYTTKYQINVKLAADIIKSKKSVVVDVRGRKYYEVMHIKGSQWFRIGNMTFLEVEEAMEKLTKQLSKRKQLVVIANGYGDLFYAQLLIYRLIRDYNLSEIDYNILFNQIDYIFKYYDIPVQK, encoded by the coding sequence ATGAAAATACTAAAATTTAGCATAATGATTTTGTTTTTTTTATTGCTTTTGTTTTTGTTTGCTCGGAAATCTTTTGCATTTTTACCGCCAGAATTTCTAGTGCAGACGTTTTCTTCTATCGGCATAATTTTGGCAAGCGGCGTTGCGTTAGCTATAATTCCATTAATTGCAGTAAGGCTTTTCTTAAAAAGGAATAAAAGAATTATTGTTATATTGTTAGTTAATAATGTTATTTTGGGAATCGCTATTGGTTTTTTCTTCTATTATCGATACTATCTTCCCGTAAGGAAAGATAGCTATTTGGTGAGACCTTTAGCCCCGAAGTTGATAGGGGATAACGTACGTAAATACGGAATTTCTATGCAAGCAATTGAAGAGGAAGAAGAGAAGAAAAGAAAGGTGTGCTTTATAGATATCCGAGAGCCGGAGGAGTTTGCGGTGGGGCATTGTAAGAAGGCGTACAATGAAAGAGGCGTTGAGCTTTCCAAAGAAAGAATAAAGAAAATTTTTAAGATTTCGGATAAAGATTTTCAAGAAATCTTATTTATTATATATTGTCACGACGGAGATAGAAGTATAGATTTAGCCAAAAGAATGAATTTGCCTAATATCAAATATCTTATCGGAGGTGTTTTGCAATTTAAGGAAAACTTAGAGAATTTTCAAGGATTAATAGAGCCTTCAGAGGCATTATTTGGTAAAGAGTATACTACAAAATATCAAATTAACGTTAAATTAGCAGCTGATATTATCAAGAGCAAGAAAAGTGTTGTTGTGGATGTGAGAGGTAGAAAGTATTACGAGGTAATGCATATAAAAGGCTCACAGTGGTTTAGAATAGGCAATATGACATTCTTAGAAGTTGAAGAAGCGATGGAAAAACTAACAAAACAGTTGAGCAAAAGAAAGCAGTTAGTTGTGATCGCCAATGGATACGGAGATCTTTTTTATGCCCAGTTATTAATTTATAGACTAATTAGAGATTATAATTTAAGTGAAATAGATTATAATATTCTTTTTAATCAGATTGATTATATTTTTAAGTATTATGATATTCCCGTGCAAAAATAA
- a CDS encoding 5-formyltetrahydrofolate cyclo-ligase yields the protein MGNNLKESLRKRLLTLLRIQKEDVRLKKSKLIENKLFKTPEFMRAQVVMFYFSFDGEVETLSMIEKAQKLGKKVALPITIKKEKKIIPSLIDSIEKDLTKGPYGIQQPKHSIAKGFVPVHPDLVIVPGVGFDQANNRLGRGEGYYDRFLSMLPKTTPIFGLAFDFQIVSCLPSIEKHDIPVSRILTN from the coding sequence ATGGGCAACAACCTCAAGGAGTCTTTGCGAAAAAGACTTTTGACATTACTGAGAATTCAAAAGGAGGATGTTAGACTTAAAAAAAGTAAGCTTATCGAAAATAAGCTGTTTAAAACACCGGAGTTTATGCGTGCTCAGGTGGTCATGTTCTACTTTTCTTTTGATGGAGAAGTAGAGACCCTTTCGATGATAGAAAAGGCACAAAAATTAGGAAAAAAAGTAGCGTTACCAATTACGATTAAAAAAGAAAAAAAGATTATTCCTTCTCTGATAGACAGCATAGAAAAAGATTTAACAAAAGGACCTTATGGCATTCAACAACCCAAACATAGCATTGCAAAAGGCTTCGTGCCTGTACATCCGGATTTAGTTATTGTTCCGGGTGTTGGGTTTGATCAAGCCAATAATCGTCTTGGTCGGGGAGAAGGATATTACGATCGTTTTTTAAGTATGCTACCCAAAACAACGCCGATATTTGGATTAGCGTTTGATTTTCAAATTGTTTCCTGTTTGCCTTCCATCGAAAAACACGACATTCCTGTTTCGCGTATTCTAACAAATTAA
- a CDS encoding PilZ domain-containing protein, whose translation MANWQGLERRQFPRVNYPCLVTVRHDAEGKDAFLTHTENIGTGGVCVIFKESSRLFSEVDLEIDLLDMEKNIKCKGRVVWSVKTQAKNQSKATVYDTGIEFSNISPEEQKRIRQVVLQLIKEGYEKTPYRG comes from the coding sequence ATGGCAAACTGGCAAGGTTTAGAGAGAAGACAATTTCCTAGAGTTAACTATCCGTGCTTAGTGACGGTCCGTCATGACGCTGAGGGCAAAGACGCATTCTTAACGCATACGGAAAATATTGGAACGGGCGGGGTTTGCGTTATTTTTAAAGAAAGTTCAAGGCTTTTTTCTGAAGTCGATTTAGAAATTGATCTTTTAGATATGGAAAAAAATATTAAGTGTAAAGGTCGCGTTGTTTGGTCTGTTAAAACACAAGCAAAGAATCAATCAAAAGCGACCGTTTATGATACCGGTATTGAATTTTCAAATATTTCTCCTGAAGAGCAAAAAAGAATTAGACAGGTTGTTCTTCAACTGATAAAAGAAGGTTATGAAAAGACACCTTACAGAGGATAA
- a CDS encoding glycosyltransferase family 2 protein → MQVSIIIPAYNEQRCIQETLDIICCYLEANNVDAEIIIVDDGSKDNTFLIAEEFSKKHNFIVVLRNDCNRGKGFSVRKGVLAARGDCVLFLDADNSTPIEEIKKVMPLILNNEYDVVLGSRSIEGSDVRICQPYFRIVMGRIFNLFVKMLFYREFKDTQCGFKCFSRKAAKEVFSKQRINKFAFDVEILAIAKQRGFRIKEVPVCWINNPCSKVHPIKDAFVMFVDLFRIKVNLMNKKYN, encoded by the coding sequence ATGCAAGTATCAATAATTATTCCAGCATATAACGAGCAAAGGTGTATTCAAGAGACTTTGGATATAATCTGTTGCTATTTAGAGGCAAACAATGTTGATGCTGAAATTATTATTGTTGATGACGGAAGCAAAGATAATACATTTCTTATAGCAGAGGAATTTTCAAAAAAGCATAATTTTATCGTTGTTTTAAGAAATGATTGCAACAGAGGAAAAGGGTTTTCGGTTCGCAAAGGAGTTCTCGCGGCACGAGGAGACTGCGTTTTGTTTTTAGACGCAGATAATTCAACGCCGATCGAAGAAATTAAAAAAGTGATGCCGCTTATTTTAAATAATGAATATGATGTTGTTTTAGGGTCGAGGTCTATCGAGGGGTCAGATGTTAGGATTTGTCAGCCTTATTTTCGCATTGTTATGGGTCGCATATTTAATTTGTTTGTTAAGATGCTTTTTTATCGAGAGTTTAAGGACACCCAATGTGGTTTTAAATGTTTTTCTCGTAAGGCAGCTAAAGAAGTTTTTTCTAAGCAACGTATTAATAAATTTGCTTTTGATGTCGAGATTTTAGCGATTGCAAAACAAAGAGGCTTTAGAATTAAAGAAGTCCCTGTTTGCTGGATTAATAATCCTTGCAGCAAGGTTCATCCAATTAAAGATGCTTTTGTAATGTTTGTAGATTTATTTAGAATCAAAGTAAATCTTATGAACAAGAAATATAATTAA
- the gltX gene encoding glutamate--tRNA ligase translates to MKVRFAPSPTGYLHIGGARTALFNWMYAKSQKGSFVLRIEDTDLERSKKEFLDEILESMQWLGLSWDEVYKQSDRFDIYRKYADQLLEEEKAYLDGDAVILKMPQKEVKIYDLIRDEIIFDTAVLKDQVLMKSDGSPTYSFACVVDDALMEITHVIRGEDHISNTPKQIMIYEALGFKVPKFAHLPLIMGEDGGRLSKRTGAVAVSDYRKMGFVSEGIVNYLMLLGWSPGPNQEIVMLKKAVEKFSIKKINKAAAIFSIEKLKWVNAQHIRQMDLEKLTDLIIPLLKEKGYLDSEFDRKNLESIVNLFKGRVSTLEDFVDWADFAFLKEINVSAEDQEKFFSDDAKKQFKLLAECFEKLEIFDIHSSEEGFRLLVDDLKIKAAELVHPVRVALTGKTIGPGLFETMAVIGKEKTIQRLRQAANL, encoded by the coding sequence ATGAAAGTTAGGTTTGCTCCTAGTCCGACAGGATATTTACATATTGGCGGGGCCAGAACAGCTTTATTTAATTGGATGTATGCAAAATCTCAAAAGGGAAGTTTTGTTTTGCGTATTGAAGATACGGATTTAGAGCGTTCGAAGAAAGAATTTCTCGATGAGATTTTAGAAAGCATGCAGTGGCTTGGGCTTTCTTGGGATGAAGTTTACAAACAAAGCGATCGATTTGATATTTACCGAAAATATGCAGATCAATTGCTTGAAGAGGAAAAGGCGTATCTTGATGGAGATGCAGTTATTTTAAAGATGCCCCAAAAAGAAGTTAAGATTTATGATTTAATTCGTGATGAAATTATTTTTGATACAGCTGTTTTAAAAGATCAGGTTTTGATGAAGTCAGATGGATCGCCGACATATAGTTTTGCGTGCGTTGTTGATGATGCGCTGATGGAGATTACTCACGTGATTCGTGGGGAAGATCACATTTCAAATACACCAAAACAAATTATGATTTATGAAGCGCTTGGCTTCAAAGTGCCAAAGTTTGCTCATCTGCCTTTGATTATGGGAGAAGATGGAGGACGTCTTTCTAAGAGAACAGGGGCCGTTGCGGTTAGTGATTATAGAAAAATGGGTTTTGTTTCTGAGGGTATCGTTAACTATCTTATGTTACTTGGTTGGTCTCCTGGGCCAAATCAAGAAATTGTAATGCTTAAAAAAGCTGTAGAGAAGTTTTCAATTAAGAAGATTAACAAGGCGGCGGCTATTTTTTCTATAGAGAAATTAAAATGGGTCAATGCGCAGCATATTCGACAGATGGATCTGGAAAAACTAACAGATTTGATAATTCCACTTTTAAAAGAAAAAGGTTATCTTGACAGTGAATTTGACAGAAAGAATTTGGAAAGTATTGTTAATTTATTTAAAGGACGCGTATCGACTTTAGAGGATTTTGTTGATTGGGCAGATTTTGCTTTTCTTAAAGAAATTAATGTAAGTGCGGAAGATCAAGAAAAGTTCTTTTCAGATGACGCAAAGAAACAATTTAAGCTTTTAGCCGAATGTTTTGAGAAATTAGAAATATTTGATATTCATTCTTCGGAGGAAGGCTTTCGCCTTCTTGTCGACGATCTTAAAATAAAAGCTGCTGAGCTCGTGCATCCTGTGCGCGTTGCTTTAACAGGAAAAACAATAGGTCCTGGTCTTTTTGAGACAATGGCGGTTATTGGAAAAGAAAAGACAATCCAACGGCTGAGGCAGGCTGCTAATCTTTAG
- the glgB gene encoding 1,4-alpha-glucan branching protein GlgB, which yields MLYDINGIKHGITRFGEQDAHLFKEGTHYRLYDKLGSHEMTVDGKQGTYFAVWAPNAESIHVVGDFNDWDRTRHPLGVRWDSSGIWEGFIEGVSKGSLYKYYIVSKENGYREFKRDPFAFYNEIAPKTASVVWNTDYRWKDSKWMKGRHKRNGLDSPMSIYEVHLGSWRRIVEECNRPPDYREMAEDFVKYVKEMGYTHVEFLPVMEHPFYGSWGYQSVGYFSPTSRYGTPQDFMHLIDCLHRNDIGVILDWVPSHFPSDVHGLFYFDGTHLFEHADPKKGFHPDWKSYIFDHSRHEVREFLISSALFWMDKYHIDGIRVDAVASMLYLDYSREEGEWIPNQFGGRENIEAVDFLKTLNRVVYENYPDTQMIAEESTAWQGVSRPLYDGGLGFGMKWNMGWMHDVLLYFSKDPVFRKYHHNDLTFSFLYTFTENFVLSLSHDEVVHGKGSLLTKMPGDDWQKFANMRLLLGYMFAHPGKKLLFMGAEIGQWEEWNHETSLQWHLLQYSPHQGLQKWMKDLNRIYKKEAALFEKDFTHEGFRWIDCNDWQQGVISFVRCGHDWSQKIVAICNFTPETRFDYRVGMPEAGTWREILNSDAKDYGGSGQGNFGKRETEPISAHGCQDSFSITVPPLGVLFLKKD from the coding sequence ATGCTTTACGATATCAACGGAATTAAGCATGGTATTACGCGGTTCGGAGAGCAAGATGCGCATCTTTTTAAGGAAGGAACGCATTATAGGCTTTATGATAAGCTTGGTTCTCATGAGATGACTGTTGATGGCAAGCAAGGGACTTATTTTGCGGTTTGGGCCCCAAATGCTGAATCGATTCATGTGGTTGGGGATTTTAATGATTGGGACAGAACTCGTCATCCTTTAGGTGTGCGTTGGGATTCTTCGGGAATTTGGGAAGGCTTTATTGAGGGGGTTTCAAAAGGTTCTTTATATAAGTATTATATTGTTTCAAAAGAAAATGGGTACCGCGAATTTAAGAGGGACCCATTTGCTTTTTATAATGAAATTGCTCCTAAAACAGCTTCAGTTGTTTGGAATACAGATTATCGCTGGAAAGATAGTAAATGGATGAAAGGTCGACATAAACGAAATGGTCTTGATTCGCCAATGTCGATTTATGAAGTTCATCTTGGATCTTGGCGTAGAATTGTTGAAGAGTGCAATCGTCCTCCTGATTATCGAGAGATGGCAGAAGATTTTGTCAAATACGTTAAAGAGATGGGCTATACACATGTCGAATTCTTGCCGGTTATGGAACACCCATTTTATGGATCTTGGGGGTATCAATCCGTTGGATATTTTTCTCCGACTTCGAGATACGGAACACCTCAAGATTTTATGCATCTGATTGATTGTTTGCATCGAAATGATATTGGAGTTATTTTAGATTGGGTCCCATCGCATTTTCCGTCGGATGTGCATGGGCTTTTTTATTTTGATGGAACGCATCTTTTTGAACATGCTGATCCAAAGAAGGGATTTCATCCGGATTGGAAAAGTTATATTTTTGATCATAGTCGTCACGAGGTTAGAGAATTTTTAATTTCAAGCGCATTATTTTGGATGGACAAATATCATATTGATGGCATTCGCGTTGATGCGGTTGCTTCCATGCTTTATTTGGATTATTCTCGAGAAGAAGGGGAGTGGATTCCGAATCAATTTGGTGGTCGAGAAAATATTGAAGCTGTTGATTTTTTAAAAACGCTTAATCGTGTTGTTTATGAGAATTATCCTGATACACAGATGATTGCTGAAGAGTCAACGGCATGGCAAGGTGTTTCTCGGCCTCTTTATGACGGTGGGCTTGGTTTTGGCATGAAATGGAACATGGGCTGGATGCACGATGTTCTTTTGTATTTTTCAAAAGATCCTGTTTTCCGAAAGTATCATCATAATGATTTGACATTTAGCTTTTTGTATACATTTACAGAGAATTTTGTTTTGTCTCTTTCTCATGACGAGGTGGTTCATGGAAAGGGATCACTTTTGACAAAAATGCCAGGGGATGATTGGCAGAAATTTGCTAATATGCGTCTTTTGTTAGGATATATGTTTGCTCATCCAGGGAAAAAACTCCTTTTTATGGGGGCAGAAATCGGCCAGTGGGAAGAGTGGAATCATGAAACTAGTCTGCAGTGGCATCTTTTACAATATTCACCACATCAGGGTTTGCAGAAATGGATGAAAGATTTAAATCGTATTTATAAAAAGGAAGCTGCCTTATTTGAAAAAGATTTTACTCATGAAGGGTTTAGGTGGATTGATTGTAATGATTGGCAGCAAGGTGTTATCAGTTTTGTGCGGTGTGGCCATGATTGGAGTCAAAAAATTGTCGCTATTTGTAATTTTACTCCAGAAACGCGTTTTGACTATCGCGTTGGTATGCCAGAGGCAGGCACCTGGCGTGAAATTTTAAATAGTGACGCAAAAGACTATGGCGGAAGCGGCCAAGGAAACTTTGGTAAAAGAGAAACAGAGCCAATTTCAGCTCATGGCTGCCAAGATTCGTTCTCGATTACAGTGCCTCCTTTAGGGGTATTGTTTTTGAAAAAAGATTAG
- a CDS encoding NAD(P)H-dependent oxidoreductase, whose amino-acid sequence MKHLVIYSHPNPKSFNNAIVESFSQALKDSGNEVKIRDLYAMKFNPVLNVNDFERMDQGTYADDVLKEQEFVRWADVITFVFPIWWNSSPAITRGYVDRVFSVGFAYTEDMKGLLPDKKVLVICTLNAPEHISEKTGAFKAMNFTLGQSLANFCGMTLLEQKYFSSVASVSSDERKQMLENVKNIAKGIR is encoded by the coding sequence ATGAAACATTTAGTTATTTACAGTCATCCGAATCCTAAAAGTTTTAATAATGCTATTGTGGAGTCTTTTTCTCAAGCGCTCAAAGATAGCGGTAACGAAGTAAAGATTAGAGATCTTTATGCTATGAAATTTAACCCTGTTTTGAATGTGAATGATTTTGAGCGAATGGATCAGGGTACATACGCTGATGATGTTTTAAAAGAACAAGAGTTTGTTCGATGGGCAGATGTGATCACGTTTGTTTTTCCAATATGGTGGAATAGTTCTCCTGCCATTACCAGAGGATATGTTGATCGCGTATTTAGCGTTGGTTTTGCTTATACAGAAGACATGAAAGGGCTTTTGCCTGATAAGAAAGTTCTTGTTATTTGTACGTTGAATGCGCCAGAACATATTAGCGAAAAAACAGGTGCTTTTAAAGCGATGAATTTTACACTTGGGCAAAGTTTGGCTAATTTCTGCGGAATGACGTTGCTTGAACAAAAATATTTTAGTTCGGTTGCATCTGTATCTAGCGATGAACGAAAGCAGATGTTAGAAAACGTTAAGAATATAGCGAAAGGAATAAGATAA
- a CDS encoding TIGR00282 family metallophosphoesterase: protein MNILCIGDIVGKPGREAVETLLPTLIKEYDIEFVIANVENAAGGSGIIPRLAESFLSCGCDVLTTGDHVWDKKEILEFLGDEKRILRPCNFPEGSPGKGFCVTTTKKGNKIAVINLLGRVFMRYNVNCPFKAFEHLIKDIRKETPNVIVDFHAEATSEKIAFGHFADGKASGVFGTHTHVQTADEKILQKKTGYITDVGMTGPFDSVIGQNKEKIIERFLKSMPSKFEVASEDVWLNGVVFTIDEQTGLALNILRIQRRM, encoded by the coding sequence ATGAATATTTTGTGTATTGGAGACATTGTCGGAAAGCCCGGCAGAGAAGCTGTGGAAACGCTTTTGCCTACGCTGATTAAAGAATATGATATTGAATTTGTTATTGCTAATGTTGAAAATGCGGCTGGTGGCTCAGGGATTATTCCTCGTTTAGCTGAAAGTTTTTTGTCTTGTGGTTGTGATGTTTTAACAACTGGCGATCATGTTTGGGATAAAAAAGAGATTTTAGAATTTCTTGGTGATGAAAAGAGGATTCTTCGTCCCTGTAACTTTCCAGAAGGATCACCAGGAAAAGGCTTTTGCGTGACAACAACAAAGAAAGGCAATAAAATTGCCGTGATTAATCTTTTGGGGCGGGTTTTTATGCGATATAATGTTAACTGTCCATTTAAGGCATTCGAGCATTTGATTAAAGATATTCGGAAGGAAACGCCAAACGTTATTGTTGATTTTCATGCGGAAGCAACAAGCGAAAAGATTGCTTTTGGACATTTCGCTGATGGAAAAGCGTCTGGCGTTTTCGGAACGCATACACACGTGCAAACAGCAGACGAAAAGATTTTACAAAAGAAAACAGGATATATTACAGATGTTGGAATGACAGGGCCGTTTGACTCGGTTATAGGCCAAAATAAAGAAAAAATCATTGAGCGATTTTTAAAAAGTATGCCATCAAAGTTTGAAGTGGCATCTGAGGATGTTTGGTTAAATGGTGTTGTTTTTACAATTGATGAACAAACAGGATTAGCTTTAAATATATTAAGAATTCAAAGGAGGATGTAG